The Petrotoga olearia DSM 13574 genome contains a region encoding:
- a CDS encoding M55 family metallopeptidase codes for MIIIKIYISFDFEGLGGIAQWNDVTRNNKDYKQTYAVKQLKALLEELKDHEITLSDSHAEGNNIPWEITEEFPNVKLISGGIRKYYMMTGIDESFNRMIFFGYHAGVGERYSTMDHTYSSSSIHNIWINGLEMNETLINAAYGGSFSVPLAMVVGDDKLKNQLSPYFKSLYYIETKRSLGRYSAEFKPMKLLLEEIKSATKEMIDKNKEYFDVYTFNSSIEMIVEFSDTSKADMVESMPLTERIDGRKVKISSDNYRVIFEALLAITYICEA; via the coding sequence TTGGGGGTATCGCACAATGGAATGATGTCACAAGAAACAACAAAGATTACAAACAAACATATGCTGTTAAGCAGTTAAAAGCGTTGCTAGAAGAGTTAAAAGACCATGAAATCACCTTATCTGATTCCCATGCTGAAGGGAACAACATTCCTTGGGAAATTACAGAAGAATTTCCAAACGTAAAATTAATCAGTGGTGGGATAAGAAAATATTATATGATGACCGGCATAGATGAATCTTTCAATAGGATGATCTTTTTTGGTTACCATGCTGGAGTAGGAGAGAGATACTCGACTATGGATCATACTTATTCAAGTTCTTCTATTCATAATATTTGGATCAACGGATTAGAAATGAATGAAACATTAATTAACGCTGCATACGGGGGTAGTTTTAGTGTTCCATTGGCAATGGTTGTCGGGGATGATAAACTCAAAAACCAACTGAGCCCATATTTTAAGAGTTTATACTACATAGAAACCAAAAGATCTTTAGGTAGATACTCTGCAGAGTTTAAACCTATGAAGCTACTACTGGAAGAAATTAAAAGCGCAACTAAAGAAATGATTGATAAAAACAAAGAATATTTTGATGTCTACACATTCAACTCATCCATCGAGATGATTGTTGAATTTTCTGACACTTCAAAAGCTGATATGGTTGAATCTATGCCATTAACAGAAAGAATTGATGGAAGAAAAGTAAAAATAAGCAGCGACAATTATCGCGTGATTTTTGAAGCTCTTTTAGCAATAACTTATATATGTGAAGCATAG
- a CDS encoding alpha/beta fold hydrolase yields MYLEDPGIYYEIYGKGRPVIILNGIMMSTSSWRAHIERWQKKFQVITYDTRDQGKSARITDKPYTIEVHVEDLKKLVDHLGLKKVNLMGVSYGAQIAELFTLKYPEMIDKLLLSNATDHIDNYLKSIGQAWKVAAELYDGEKFFDISLPYIYSRPFYNNNYEWLMNRRKIFKETLTKDWFDGFVRLASSNETFDIRNEISNITAKTLFISGEEDIITPKSHIIEMSKKVKNSLLANLENTGHALFFEKFEEFCLLVEAFFNND; encoded by the coding sequence ATGTATTTGGAGGATCCAGGTATCTATTATGAAATTTATGGAAAAGGAAGGCCGGTAATTATATTAAACGGTATTATGATGAGTACCTCAAGTTGGAGGGCCCATATAGAGAGGTGGCAAAAAAAATTCCAAGTTATTACGTATGATACTCGAGATCAAGGAAAATCCGCAAGAATTACCGACAAACCTTATACTATAGAAGTTCATGTCGAAGATTTGAAAAAATTGGTTGATCATTTAGGATTAAAAAAAGTTAATTTAATGGGGGTTTCCTACGGGGCACAAATTGCAGAATTGTTTACTTTAAAGTATCCTGAGATGATCGATAAATTGCTTCTTTCAAATGCAACCGATCATATAGATAACTATCTAAAGTCCATAGGTCAAGCATGGAAAGTTGCAGCAGAACTTTATGATGGCGAAAAGTTTTTTGACATTTCCCTCCCTTATATATATTCTCGTCCATTTTATAACAACAATTACGAATGGCTGATGAATAGAAGAAAGATATTTAAAGAAACCTTAACTAAAGACTGGTTTGATGGCTTTGTGAGACTTGCATCGTCTAACGAAACATTTGATATTAGAAATGAAATATCGAACATCACGGCTAAAACTCTTTTCATTTCTGGCGAAGAAGATATTATAACCCCCAAAAGTCACATAATAGAAATGAGTAAAAAAGTAAAAAATTCATTGCTAGCAAACTTAGAAAACACCGGCCATGCGCTATTTTTTGAAAAATTTGAAGAATTTTGTTTGCTAGTAGAAGCCTTTTTTAATAATGATTAA
- a CDS encoding TetR/AcrR family transcriptional regulator, with translation MNRAKNKSSIKLMAAARDLFSEEWYETVSVVEICRRAGLSNGIFYRYFKNKEDIFLKLLNEIVIYYEEGFSTISGKSFEDRMDSFLDTIVKSGVGDYKKDILIYREGQYRYPKYEQRLRDLYGKGVSLVLLRETSQAEQLFISGIARFVIIRYIFNGLSYDKTKIKKIITDGIFYDEIKNYSLIFDDEDVICPDIPEDESARTKLLSSGIELFGTKGYYKTDIHDITRNAGYSVGTFYLYFESKEAFLEEIVKIIGKMTRRFLTINQKKQLNRAENELRGIYLFLKYFESNSEYYKIVRESEFIVKKAANDYYDRFEKGYVENLERIKIEDKKMLANSLMGISHYTGIDKIFLNRIKDIKSVLKELSIYLTYGIHI, from the coding sequence TTGAATAGAGCAAAAAATAAATCTTCTATAAAATTGATGGCAGCAGCCAGGGACCTGTTTTCTGAAGAATGGTATGAAACAGTATCCGTTGTGGAAATCTGCAGGAGAGCCGGGTTATCTAATGGAATATTTTACAGGTATTTTAAGAACAAAGAGGACATATTTCTTAAATTATTAAACGAAATTGTAATTTATTATGAAGAAGGTTTTTCTACAATTTCTGGTAAAAGTTTCGAAGACAGGATGGATTCGTTCTTAGATACCATTGTTAAATCTGGAGTGGGAGACTACAAAAAAGATATCTTAATTTATCGAGAAGGGCAATATCGATATCCCAAATACGAGCAACGCTTGAGAGATTTATACGGCAAGGGAGTTTCTTTGGTTTTACTGCGTGAAACGAGTCAAGCGGAACAATTATTTATTTCAGGTATTGCAAGGTTTGTTATTATAAGGTATATTTTTAATGGTTTAAGTTATGACAAAACAAAAATTAAAAAGATTATTACTGACGGGATTTTTTACGATGAAATAAAAAACTATTCTTTGATATTTGATGATGAAGATGTGATTTGTCCCGATATTCCCGAAGACGAATCCGCCAGAACTAAATTATTATCTTCCGGTATTGAACTATTTGGTACGAAGGGATATTATAAAACAGATATTCACGATATCACAAGAAATGCTGGTTATTCAGTAGGGACATTTTATCTTTATTTTGAAAGCAAAGAAGCTTTTCTAGAGGAGATAGTTAAAATAATTGGTAAAATGACAAGAAGGTTCCTTACTATCAATCAAAAAAAACAATTAAATAGGGCAGAAAACGAGTTAAGGGGTATTTATCTCTTTTTAAAATATTTTGAGAGTAATTCTGAATACTATAAAATCGTAAGAGAATCCGAGTTTATTGTAAAAAAGGCAGCAAATGATTATTATGACAGATTTGAAAAGGGTTATGTTGAGAATCTTGAACGAATAAAAATAGAAGATAAAAAGATGTTAGCAAACAGTCTAATGGGGATAAGCCATTACACAGGGATAGATAAAATTTTTTTGAATAGAATTAAAGATATAAAATCAGTCTTGAAAGAATTATCAATTTACCTTACATATGGAATACATATTTAA
- a CDS encoding alpha/beta fold hydrolase produces the protein MKTALYTLIIGSLLGLIFISKSFLLLVFSNIIIFAIAALGLNVIFGYTGQISIGHAAFMAIGAYTSAFFTMSLNMPIFLNLIFVILFSVLFGMVIALPAMRLKGFYLAIATMAFGIAVQEIIASMDIFGGRTGMRDIPAFFDSDFNTYFLNLIFYSLLIYITSLIVKSPTGKRFNMVRDSELAARAFGVKIAKAKLQAFIISSIYSGIAGFLYAHTLGYISPADFGLNVSLNLLAMVIIGGVASLNGGLIGSVIITGMPFLFSRSNFPMTIIVGGLLIIFVLFFPRGLSYGLKMLYFRYFEIPVVWIIKKFGKNKKKEGSYVNVDGVKLYYEVSGEGNPVVMIHGNYASHRWFEKVKNIEGFKVYTPDLPNFGHSDRVKEIQIDTYAEYIKRFMDVLELNKVVLVGHSLGGAVAMSIAFRYPEKVEKLILVDSPSLKGLKTPEENYYVLNLLKNNRTLLKNSLKAMIPSSSDRKLLNHLTNDALLMNPKCFTENARALENYNYEETSKNYRGEVLFILGEKDTLITKNMANEVVQSTNGKLEIIPDVGHSIIIEEPTTFIDIFKNFTLGKN, from the coding sequence ATGAAAACTGCATTATATACGTTAATAATTGGTTCTCTCCTGGGTCTAATATTTATTTCCAAATCGTTTTTATTGTTAGTGTTTTCTAATATAATTATCTTTGCAATCGCAGCTTTAGGTTTAAATGTAATATTTGGATACACAGGTCAGATCTCGATAGGACATGCTGCCTTTATGGCTATTGGAGCCTACACAAGCGCATTTTTTACAATGAGTTTAAATATGCCTATATTTTTAAATTTAATTTTCGTTATTCTTTTTTCCGTTTTGTTTGGAATGGTAATAGCATTACCAGCAATGAGACTGAAGGGTTTTTATTTAGCTATAGCAACTATGGCGTTTGGAATAGCGGTACAGGAGATAATTGCCTCAATGGATATATTTGGCGGAAGAACTGGAATGAGGGATATTCCTGCTTTTTTTGATTCTGATTTTAATACATATTTTCTGAATTTGATTTTTTATAGTCTTTTGATTTATATAACAAGTTTAATAGTAAAATCTCCTACAGGAAAGAGATTCAATATGGTACGTGATAGTGAATTGGCTGCCAGGGCGTTCGGGGTGAAGATTGCTAAAGCAAAATTACAAGCCTTTATTATCAGTTCTATATACAGCGGAATAGCAGGTTTTTTATATGCTCATACACTAGGATATATATCCCCCGCAGATTTTGGTTTGAACGTATCGTTGAATCTTTTAGCGATGGTTATTATTGGAGGAGTTGCTTCATTAAATGGAGGATTGATTGGTTCTGTTATAATTACAGGTATGCCGTTTTTATTTTCACGAAGCAATTTTCCTATGACTATAATCGTGGGGGGCTTGCTGATAATATTTGTTTTATTCTTTCCTCGCGGTCTTTCTTATGGGTTGAAAATGTTGTATTTCAGATATTTTGAAATTCCTGTTGTGTGGATCATAAAAAAATTTGGGAAGAATAAGAAAAAAGAGGGAAGTTATGTTAACGTTGATGGTGTAAAATTATATTATGAAGTAAGTGGTGAAGGCAACCCTGTTGTTATGATTCATGGTAATTATGCCTCTCACAGATGGTTTGAGAAAGTGAAAAACATTGAAGGTTTTAAGGTCTATACCCCAGATTTGCCAAATTTTGGTCACTCTGATCGAGTGAAAGAAATTCAAATAGATACTTATGCCGAATATATCAAAAGATTTATGGATGTTTTAGAGTTGAATAAGGTTGTTTTAGTTGGTCATTCTTTGGGTGGAGCTGTAGCTATGTCTATAGCCTTTAGATATCCAGAAAAAGTAGAAAAATTAATACTTGTTGATTCCCCTTCGTTAAAGGGTTTGAAGACGCCAGAAGAAAATTATTATGTTCTAAATTTGTTAAAAAACAATAGAACTCTTCTGAAAAATTCTTTAAAAGCGATGATTCCCTCTTCATCAGATAGAAAATTACTAAATCATCTGACTAATGATGCACTTTTGATGAACCCAAAATGTTTTACTGAAAATGCAAGGGCTTTGGAAAATTATAATTATGAAGAGACATCAAAAAATTATAGGGGAGAAGTATTATTCATTCTTGGGGAAAAAGATACGTTGATAACTAAAAATATGGCTAATGAAGTTGTTCAAAGTACAAATGGGAAACTAGAAATCATTCCTGACGTTGGACATTCGATTATAATAGAAGAACCAACGACATTTATAGATATTTTTAAAAATTTTACATTGGGAAAAAATTAA
- a CDS encoding branched-chain amino acid ABC transporter permease, which produces MQILQSIISGIPQGALYGLTAFGIALIFRTTEVLNFAHGNSGMLGTYIGLTVYLVSGNIILSIIAAVFSGFLIGMVIERFLMRPLKHLSHGAMLMVTLGLLMVIEGLVVLIWGTDYFSYPELFSGKPFILFLENGILVMPTNDVVITIISIAVMLLLAIFLKYNKLGIAIRSRSQDEIGSLVCGIDINRVDAIVWSIGIATVSLVGILAAPKTYIHPSMLINMQLYGITAGVLGGFSNLFGVIIGGLILGVIEKLVGVYISPDYQLSIILVLIILVLLFKPSGLFGKDFEGRV; this is translated from the coding sequence TTGCAAATACTCCAAAGCATAATTTCAGGGATTCCACAAGGAGCATTGTATGGTCTCACCGCCTTTGGAATAGCTTTGATTTTTAGGACCACCGAAGTTCTAAACTTTGCTCATGGAAATTCAGGTATGTTGGGAACTTATATTGGGCTTACTGTTTATTTGGTGAGCGGTAATATTATTTTATCTATAATTGCAGCAGTATTTTCGGGATTCCTTATTGGTATGGTTATTGAGCGATTTTTAATGAGACCTTTGAAACATTTGTCTCACGGTGCGATGCTTATGGTTACATTAGGGTTATTGATGGTAATTGAAGGTTTGGTCGTGTTGATTTGGGGAACGGATTACTTTTCTTATCCAGAATTATTTTCAGGAAAGCCTTTTATCTTATTTTTGGAAAATGGGATACTAGTTATGCCTACAAACGATGTTGTGATTACTATAATTTCTATTGCTGTAATGCTACTTTTAGCTATATTTTTGAAGTATAATAAGTTAGGTATAGCTATTAGATCCCGTTCTCAAGATGAGATCGGTTCACTTGTATGTGGGATAGATATTAACCGTGTGGATGCTATCGTGTGGAGTATTGGGATAGCCACGGTTAGTTTGGTTGGAATACTCGCAGCTCCAAAAACTTACATACATCCCAGTATGCTGATAAATATGCAATTGTATGGTATTACAGCAGGTGTACTTGGAGGTTTTTCAAATCTATTTGGTGTTATTATAGGTGGCCTGATTTTAGGGGTAATAGAAAAGTTAGTTGGGGTTTATATATCACCTGATTATCAATTATCTATTATTCTTGTGTTGATTATATTAGTTTTGTTATTTAAACCTTCTGGTTTATTTGGTAAAGATTTTGAAGGGAGAGTGTGA
- a CDS encoding ABC transporter ATP-binding protein, giving the protein MLEVENLEVNYGHVKAVKKISFSVNKGEIVTILGSNGAGKTSTLFGILNIVKSKGKVIFEGEDVSNKSTVYMVKKGIVLCPENRRIFSNLSVEENLKMGTYLRGEYSKNSKYVYDLFPVLNERKKQKAGSLSGGEQQMLALGRALMASPKLLMLDEPSLGLAPIIIDEIYSVLKTLKESNIPILLVEQNAIKSLKISDRTYILENGYVAHQGVSKEMLKDERLKKSYLGK; this is encoded by the coding sequence ATGCTTGAAGTTGAAAATTTGGAAGTTAATTATGGTCATGTAAAAGCAGTAAAAAAAATTTCTTTTTCCGTGAATAAAGGTGAAATAGTTACCATTTTAGGTTCTAACGGAGCTGGTAAAACTTCCACGCTTTTTGGAATTTTGAACATAGTTAAATCTAAGGGTAAAGTGATTTTTGAGGGTGAAGATGTAAGTAATAAAAGTACTGTTTATATGGTAAAGAAAGGGATTGTGTTATGTCCTGAAAATAGAAGAATCTTTTCTAATTTATCTGTCGAAGAAAATTTAAAAATGGGGACGTACTTAAGGGGAGAATATTCGAAAAATTCTAAATATGTCTACGATCTTTTCCCTGTTTTAAATGAGAGAAAAAAGCAGAAAGCAGGTTCTTTATCAGGAGGAGAACAACAGATGCTGGCATTGGGCAGAGCCCTTATGGCCTCTCCAAAGTTGTTGATGTTAGATGAACCTTCATTGGGGTTGGCGCCAATAATAATTGATGAAATATATAGTGTATTAAAAACTTTAAAAGAATCTAATATTCCGATTTTGCTTGTGGAACAAAACGCAATAAAATCATTAAAAATAAGTGATAGAACCTACATATTAGAAAATGGTTATGTCGCACATCAAGGAGTATCCAAGGAAATGTTGAAGGATGAGAGGTTAAAAAAGTCATATTTGGGGAAATAA
- a CDS encoding ABC transporter ATP-binding protein, with product MLEVKNVTVAFGGLKAVNDFSMTISQGKIHALIGPNGAGKTTLFNTITRIVNPHKGDILFKGKSLLKLNTHDIIYRGISRTFQNLQLFQAMNVFENIYSGLIHKYNDSLFSVFSKSKSNFDKEVRDKVLEVAEMFDIKNRLTSYPSQLTYGMLKRVEMARAVISDPDLLLLDEPAAGLNYYETEEIKSIIQMVNKRGKTILLVEHDMNVVMNVSDLVTVMNFGKKIAEGTPEDVANNEEVVKVYLGEDENA from the coding sequence ATGCTTGAAGTCAAAAACGTTACTGTAGCTTTTGGTGGTTTAAAGGCAGTTAACGATTTCTCTATGACAATAAGTCAAGGAAAGATCCATGCTCTTATCGGTCCTAATGGAGCTGGAAAAACAACTTTGTTCAATACGATTACCAGGATAGTGAATCCCCATAAAGGAGATATTTTATTCAAAGGTAAATCTCTTTTAAAATTAAATACCCACGACATAATATATAGAGGCATATCGAGAACTTTTCAAAACTTACAACTTTTTCAGGCTATGAACGTTTTTGAAAACATTTATAGTGGATTAATACACAAATATAATGACTCACTTTTCTCTGTGTTTTCTAAATCAAAATCGAATTTTGATAAAGAAGTAAGAGATAAGGTTTTAGAAGTAGCTGAGATGTTTGATATAAAAAATAGACTTACTTCTTATCCTTCTCAGCTCACATATGGGATGTTAAAAAGAGTTGAAATGGCTAGAGCAGTTATTTCTGATCCAGATCTTCTCTTGTTGGATGAACCTGCAGCAGGTTTAAATTATTATGAAACTGAGGAGATAAAAAGTATTATACAAATGGTCAATAAAAGAGGGAAGACGATATTGTTGGTGGAACATGATATGAATGTAGTAATGAATGTTTCTGATTTAGTAACTGTTATGAATTTTGGGAAGAAGATTGCCGAAGGAACTCCTGAAGATGTAGCAAATAACGAAGAGGTTGTGAAAGTGTATTTGGGGGAAGACGAAAATGCTTGA
- a CDS encoding ABC transporter substrate-binding protein, giving the protein MKRFIGMVFVVLLLVSAFSEVGVTDDKILVGTFQAMSGPVAPIGRPMAQGMQAYFNYINDNGGIYGRKIELIVADDQFNPARTVVEVRRMVEQDGVFSIVGGLGTPGILAVQNYLNNGGVPFVYQGGGSIEFSLPPRKYIFPVQPNYIVEGNIAMNYLVEKGHERIAIVYRNAEDGQEFSESAVGTLKALGMEPVANIAVDPFKSDFTSEVTRLLSARPDAVAVMLFLPQSVGFVRQAKQFGMTNQRYLLTYSNADESYLQLAQEAGDGVEVMAWVAVNFTNPEEPAIKIWQEYYEGIPNAYAIAGMIAAEVFVEGVKRAGPDLTREKLVSALETLDNWKGNYITLGDENHGLSYKPVSAGFDSRMGMTSMYVLKSVLTEQGLVWDFASSWIHYSVESLLEVL; this is encoded by the coding sequence GTGAAAAGATTTATTGGTATGGTTTTTGTGGTTTTGCTGTTAGTTTCAGCATTTTCGGAAGTAGGAGTAACTGATGATAAGATCTTAGTAGGTACTTTTCAAGCTATGTCGGGGCCTGTTGCACCTATAGGAAGACCTATGGCGCAAGGCATGCAAGCTTATTTTAATTACATCAACGACAACGGCGGTATCTATGGAAGAAAGATTGAGTTAATAGTAGCTGATGATCAGTTCAACCCTGCTAGAACGGTTGTAGAAGTTAGAAGAATGGTTGAGCAAGATGGTGTTTTTTCTATCGTTGGAGGACTTGGTACCCCAGGTATTTTAGCTGTACAAAATTATCTGAATAATGGAGGCGTTCCCTTTGTTTATCAAGGTGGGGGCTCTATAGAATTCAGTCTTCCACCAAGAAAGTATATTTTCCCAGTTCAACCTAATTACATAGTAGAAGGGAACATAGCAATGAACTATTTGGTAGAAAAGGGACATGAAAGAATAGCAATCGTTTATAGAAATGCAGAAGATGGTCAAGAGTTCAGTGAATCAGCGGTAGGTACATTAAAAGCCTTGGGCATGGAACCCGTTGCAAACATTGCAGTGGATCCTTTTAAAAGTGATTTTACATCTGAAGTAACACGTTTGCTATCTGCTAGACCCGATGCCGTAGCTGTTATGCTGTTTCTTCCTCAATCTGTCGGTTTTGTACGCCAAGCCAAACAATTCGGTATGACCAATCAAAGATATCTTTTGACGTATTCAAATGCCGATGAGAGTTATCTACAATTAGCTCAAGAAGCAGGAGATGGTGTTGAGGTAATGGCCTGGGTTGCCGTAAACTTTACAAACCCTGAGGAACCTGCTATAAAAATATGGCAAGAATACTATGAAGGTATTCCTAACGCCTATGCTATCGCCGGTATGATAGCTGCAGAAGTTTTCGTTGAGGGTGTTAAAAGGGCAGGTCCTGATTTGACTAGAGAAAAGTTAGTTTCCGCTTTGGAGACTTTAGACAATTGGAAAGGTAATTACATCACCCTTGGTGACGAAAATCATGGTTTGAGTTATAAGCCTGTTTCTGCAGGTTTTGATTCCAGAATGGGAATGACTTCTATGTATGTTCTAAAATCTGTTTTAACTGAACAAGGTTTAGTTTGGGATTTCGCTTCAAGTTGGATACATTATTCTGTTGAATCATTGTTAGAAGTTTTATAA
- a CDS encoding acetate kinase: MKILVINSGSSSLKYQVLEMEKEDCLVKGLVERIGEEESDIEQESKEKEYKNITKIKDHEEALKKAIELITDTEYGCLKELGEIDAVGHRVVHGGEKFFSSVLIDEEVIRAIEENSDLAPLHNPPNLMGIRAAKKLLPKVPQVAVFDTAFHHSMPEKAYMYGLPYELYQKHKIRRYGFHGTSHRYVSQKASEILRKDIKELKMITAHLGNGASLAAIDRGKVVDTSMGFTPLEGLIMGTRSGDIDPGIVLFLTRNGYSVDEVDDLLNKRSGVYGLSEMSNDMRDIRKGIENGDKKAKLAYDVYVYRLAKYIGSYITILKGLDAFIFTAGVGENDEHVRMDVCDYLDIFGVKIDKEKNTLLNRKEGIISTSDSDVDVLIVKTNEELMIAQDTKITVKKFQNAAKEVKV, from the coding sequence ATGAAAATACTAGTGATCAACTCTGGAAGTTCATCCTTAAAATATCAAGTATTAGAAATGGAAAAAGAAGACTGTCTGGTTAAAGGGTTGGTTGAAAGGATAGGAGAAGAAGAGTCAGATATAGAGCAAGAAAGTAAAGAAAAAGAGTACAAAAACATAACCAAGATAAAAGACCATGAAGAAGCGTTAAAAAAAGCTATAGAATTGATAACTGATACTGAATATGGGTGTTTGAAAGAATTAGGAGAGATAGATGCGGTTGGACACAGAGTTGTACATGGAGGAGAAAAGTTTTTCTCTTCTGTATTGATAGATGAAGAAGTTATTAGAGCTATAGAAGAAAACTCTGATCTTGCACCTTTACATAATCCTCCCAATTTGATGGGCATAAGAGCTGCCAAAAAATTATTACCCAAAGTACCCCAAGTAGCGGTATTTGACACAGCATTTCATCATTCGATGCCAGAAAAGGCGTACATGTATGGGTTACCTTACGAACTCTACCAAAAGCACAAGATAAGACGTTACGGATTTCATGGGACCAGTCACAGGTATGTATCTCAAAAAGCTTCTGAGATATTAAGAAAAGATATAAAAGAATTAAAGATGATAACTGCACATTTGGGTAATGGTGCATCATTAGCTGCGATTGACAGAGGGAAAGTAGTTGACACATCGATGGGATTCACGCCTTTGGAAGGATTGATAATGGGCACAAGAAGTGGAGATATAGATCCAGGGATAGTTCTTTTCCTTACAAGAAATGGTTACAGTGTAGATGAAGTAGACGATTTATTGAACAAAAGAAGTGGTGTCTATGGTTTAAGTGAAATGAGCAACGACATGAGAGACATCAGAAAAGGAATAGAAAATGGGGATAAAAAGGCAAAGTTGGCATACGATGTGTATGTATATCGTTTAGCAAAATACATAGGAAGTTATATAACCATACTAAAAGGATTAGATGCATTTATATTCACAGCGGGTGTGGGAGAAAATGACGAACATGTAAGAATGGATGTCTGTGATTATTTAGACATCTTTGGAGTTAAAATTGATAAAGAAAAAAATACTTTGTTGAATAGAAAAGAAGGGATTATCTCAACTTCAGACTCTGATGTAGATGTACTGATAGTAAAAACTAACGAAGAATTAATGATAGCTCAGGATACTAAAATAACAGTTAAAAAGTTTCAAAATGCGGCTAAAGAGGTTAAGGTGTAG